Proteins encoded in a region of the Paenibacillus sp. W2I17 genome:
- a CDS encoding polysaccharide deacetylase family protein produces MGNQSKKLAAVLAGVTAVILIGQVGSVRTYITEIRDGPGTQNAFDMFKEATGEDALLSAIRDKAAETKIAPVNARVDRVWKAIPGYNGMEIDVEATYRKALSGTLNTKIAYVYRQIEPEIQLKDLGAHPIYRGNANKPMVSFMINVAWGNEYIKPMLDTLDAEKVKATFFLDGSWLSKNVELAKEIQKRGHEMSNHAYSHPNMSRLSAERAKLEISKTQDLLHKTLGVENRWFAPPSGDFNQKTVDIASSMGLQTVLWTVDTVDWRKPSPDAVVAKIAKNTEAGTLILMHPTAASSGALKGMIQSIRAKGLVLGTVSETLSSERVNTSAVE; encoded by the coding sequence GTGGGAAACCAATCCAAAAAGCTGGCGGCTGTTCTGGCGGGTGTGACTGCGGTCATATTGATCGGACAAGTTGGCAGTGTACGTACATACATTACGGAGATCCGTGATGGGCCAGGTACGCAAAATGCTTTTGACATGTTTAAGGAGGCAACTGGAGAAGATGCGCTGTTGTCTGCGATTCGGGATAAAGCGGCTGAAACGAAAATTGCTCCGGTAAATGCCAGAGTGGATCGGGTATGGAAAGCGATTCCTGGTTATAATGGCATGGAGATTGATGTGGAAGCGACATACCGTAAGGCGCTGAGTGGAACGTTGAATACCAAAATAGCGTATGTCTACCGTCAGATTGAGCCGGAGATCCAGCTTAAGGATTTGGGTGCACATCCGATTTATCGGGGGAATGCAAACAAACCGATGGTTTCTTTTATGATTAATGTGGCCTGGGGGAACGAATACATTAAACCGATGCTGGATACGCTCGATGCCGAGAAAGTGAAGGCTACTTTTTTTCTGGATGGAAGTTGGTTAAGCAAAAATGTTGAACTGGCCAAAGAAATTCAAAAGCGTGGGCATGAGATGTCCAATCATGCATATTCTCACCCCAATATGAGTCGATTGAGCGCAGAACGGGCCAAGCTGGAAATTAGCAAAACCCAGGATCTGCTCCATAAAACACTGGGCGTAGAGAATCGTTGGTTTGCTCCGCCTTCCGGTGACTTTAATCAGAAGACCGTTGACATTGCTTCATCCATGGGACTGCAAACCGTGTTATGGACAGTAGATACTGTGGATTGGCGTAAGCCAAGCCCGGATGCCGTTGTTGCCAAAATTGCTAAAAATACCGAGGCAGGCACGTTAATTCTAATGCACCCTACAGCTGCTTCTTCGGGAGCTTTAAAGGGCATGATTCAATCCATACGGGCCAAAGGTCTGGTGCTCGGAACAGTAAGTGAGACGCTGTCTTCGGAACGTGTAAATACCTCTGCGGTTGAGTGA
- the pnp gene encoding polyribonucleotide nucleotidyltransferase, whose translation MEQRVEMQLGGRKLTLETGRLAKQANAAVKVTYGDTVVLCTVTASSEPKDLDFFPLTVNYEERLYAVGKIPGGFIKREGRPSEKAILSSRLTDRPIRPLFPEGFRNDVQVLNIVMSVDQDCEPQIAAMIGTSAALSISDVPFSGPIGGVKVGRIDGEFIINPTIAQLEVSDIELVVAGTKDAIMMVEAEANEVPEEVMLEAIMFGHDEIQNIIAVIEQLVQVAGKEKMAVKLRTVNAEVNNSVREFASARLVEAVKIAEKHARQDAIDVVNDETVAHFEEKYIESPELLKDVKEVLHDIVKEEVRRLITHDKVRPDGRGLAEIRPIECDTSLLPRAHGTGLFTRGQTQALSVCTLGALGDVQILDGISLEETKRFMHHYNFPPFSVGEARPLRAPGRREIGHGALGERALSKVIPSETDFPYTIRLVSEVLESNGSSSQASICASTLAMMDAGVPIKAPVAGVAMGLIKDGDHVSILSDIQGMEDHLGDMDFKVAGTPEGVTAIQMDIKIAGINRQILSDALAQAKEGRMHILGKMNEILKTPREQLSQYAPKITTMHINPDKIRDVIGAGGKIINKIIEETGVKIDIEQDGRVFIASSNQEMNDKAKAIIEGIVREVLVGEIYVGKVKRVEKFGAFVEVLPNKEGLVHISQLSTERVAKVEDVVAIGDSITVKVTEIDPQGRINLSRKAVLTAEAPAQS comes from the coding sequence ATGGAACAGCGTGTTGAAATGCAGCTTGGTGGAAGAAAGCTTACGCTTGAGACCGGGCGTTTGGCCAAGCAGGCTAATGCTGCCGTTAAGGTAACATACGGGGATACCGTGGTACTGTGTACTGTGACAGCATCAAGTGAGCCGAAAGATCTGGACTTTTTCCCATTAACGGTGAACTATGAAGAAAGATTGTACGCCGTAGGTAAAATCCCGGGTGGGTTTATTAAACGTGAAGGCAGACCAAGTGAGAAAGCGATTCTTTCGAGCCGTCTGACAGACCGTCCAATTCGTCCTTTGTTCCCGGAAGGCTTCCGGAATGATGTACAAGTTCTGAATATCGTTATGAGTGTGGATCAGGATTGCGAACCGCAAATCGCTGCAATGATTGGTACATCAGCAGCATTGAGCATTTCGGATGTTCCATTCAGCGGACCGATTGGTGGCGTGAAAGTTGGACGTATTGATGGCGAGTTCATCATTAACCCAACGATTGCACAGCTTGAAGTCAGTGATATTGAACTGGTCGTTGCAGGAACCAAAGATGCCATCATGATGGTTGAGGCCGAAGCAAACGAAGTGCCGGAAGAAGTGATGCTCGAAGCAATCATGTTTGGACATGATGAGATCCAAAACATTATTGCTGTAATCGAACAACTCGTGCAAGTTGCTGGAAAAGAAAAAATGGCTGTTAAGTTGCGTACCGTTAATGCTGAAGTTAACAACAGTGTGCGTGAATTCGCCAGCGCTCGTCTGGTCGAAGCGGTTAAAATCGCCGAGAAGCATGCTCGTCAAGATGCAATCGATGTAGTGAATGACGAAACCGTTGCTCACTTTGAAGAGAAATATATTGAAAGTCCGGAATTGCTCAAAGACGTGAAGGAAGTTCTGCACGATATCGTCAAAGAAGAAGTGCGTCGTCTGATCACGCATGATAAAGTTCGTCCGGATGGACGTGGACTTGCTGAAATTCGCCCAATTGAATGTGATACATCTCTGTTGCCACGTGCACATGGTACAGGACTGTTTACGCGCGGTCAAACGCAAGCACTTAGCGTTTGTACACTTGGTGCACTGGGTGATGTTCAGATTTTGGACGGAATCAGTCTTGAAGAAACGAAACGATTCATGCATCACTATAACTTCCCACCATTCAGCGTAGGTGAAGCTCGTCCATTACGTGCTCCAGGCCGTCGCGAAATCGGACATGGTGCTCTGGGTGAGCGCGCTCTTTCCAAAGTGATCCCTTCCGAAACGGATTTCCCGTACACGATTCGTTTGGTATCTGAAGTTCTGGAATCCAACGGCTCATCATCTCAGGCAAGTATCTGTGCCAGCACTTTAGCTATGATGGATGCAGGTGTTCCAATCAAAGCTCCAGTTGCGGGTGTAGCTATGGGTCTGATCAAAGATGGTGATCATGTATCCATTCTGAGTGATATTCAGGGTATGGAAGATCACCTGGGTGACATGGACTTCAAGGTAGCAGGAACACCTGAAGGTGTAACCGCGATTCAAATGGACATTAAAATTGCTGGTATTAATCGTCAAATTTTGTCTGATGCATTGGCGCAAGCCAAAGAAGGTCGTATGCACATTTTGGGCAAAATGAACGAAATATTGAAAACTCCACGTGAGCAGTTATCACAATATGCGCCTAAAATTACAACGATGCATATCAATCCGGACAAAATCCGTGATGTGATCGGTGCAGGTGGTAAAATTATCAATAAAATCATCGAAGAAACCGGTGTTAAAATTGATATTGAACAGGATGGACGTGTCTTTATCGCTTCTTCCAACCAGGAGATGAATGATAAAGCCAAAGCGATCATCGAAGGTATTGTGCGCGAAGTATTGGTCGGCGAGATTTATGTCGGCAAAGTAAAACGCGTAGAAAAATTCGGTGCATTTGTTGAAGTACTTCCGAACAAAGAAGGTCTGGTACACATCTCGCAACTGTCAACTGAACGTGTTGCCAAAGTGGAAGATGTTGTAGCTATCGGTGATTCCATTACGGTAAAAGTAACGGAAATTGACCCACAAGGTCGAATCAACTTGTCCCGTAAAGCAGTTTTGACTGCTGAAGCTCCGGCTCAATCCTAG
- the rpsO gene encoding 30S ribosomal protein S15: MALTQERKQQLIDEHKTHESDTGSPEVQVAILTENITSLTNHLRTHKKDHHSRRGLLKMVGQRRKLLAYVKNKDVKRYSALIEKLGLRR, translated from the coding sequence ATGGCATTGACTCAAGAACGTAAACAACAACTGATCGACGAGCACAAAACTCACGAGTCCGATACAGGATCTCCAGAGGTGCAAGTTGCTATCCTTACGGAAAACATCACAAGTTTGACAAACCACTTGCGTACGCATAAGAAAGACCACCACTCACGTCGTGGACTTTTGAAAATGGTAGGTCAACGTCGTAAGCTTTTGGCTTACGTGAAAAACAAAGATGTTAAACGTTACAGCGCACTGATCGAAAAACTCGGATTGCGTCGTTAA
- a CDS encoding bifunctional riboflavin kinase/FAD synthetase gives MKTVMLTYPQTLHSTELSTLPQVLAIGQFDGLHLGHASVILSAVRIARETGMQAAVMTFHPHPKEVMRKGDYEGYLTPLRDKEEILAGMGVDVLYVVEFNEDFSRLTPQQFVHDLLIPLQTRTAVVGFDFRFGHKGAGDEQLLRTLGEGEMTVETVPPFLLNGEKVSSSLIRGLLKRGEMDEASHWLGRPYSIRGTVIHGEKRGRTIGFPTANLELTDHYVTPSKGVYAVRVQYGEQELHGVMNLGVKPTFHESGMKPTFEVHLIDFDGHLYDQELKVELVHYIRAERKFDSIEALISQIREDALTAGRLLS, from the coding sequence GTGAAAACCGTAATGCTAACCTATCCGCAGACGTTACATTCGACTGAGCTGAGCACACTGCCCCAAGTGCTTGCGATTGGTCAATTCGACGGACTGCATCTCGGACATGCAAGTGTCATTTTATCAGCTGTCCGCATTGCGCGGGAAACGGGCATGCAGGCAGCGGTCATGACCTTTCATCCACATCCGAAGGAAGTTATGCGCAAAGGGGATTACGAGGGTTATTTAACTCCCTTGAGAGATAAAGAAGAGATCTTGGCAGGAATGGGCGTTGATGTACTCTATGTGGTGGAGTTCAATGAAGATTTCTCACGGTTGACGCCGCAACAATTCGTACACGACTTGTTGATTCCTCTTCAGACACGAACAGCGGTGGTGGGTTTTGACTTCCGTTTTGGTCACAAGGGTGCCGGGGATGAACAACTTCTTCGTACTTTGGGAGAAGGAGAGATGACGGTGGAAACCGTTCCTCCTTTCTTGTTAAATGGTGAAAAAGTGAGCAGTTCTCTCATTCGTGGCCTGTTGAAGCGTGGGGAGATGGATGAGGCCAGTCATTGGCTTGGCCGACCTTACAGCATCAGAGGAACCGTCATTCACGGGGAGAAGCGTGGACGAACGATTGGATTTCCTACAGCCAACCTTGAACTCACGGATCATTACGTTACCCCGTCGAAGGGTGTTTACGCTGTTCGTGTGCAGTATGGCGAACAGGAACTGCATGGCGTAATGAATCTCGGTGTGAAACCTACGTTTCACGAAAGCGGGATGAAACCTACGTTTGAAGTGCACCTGATTGATTTTGATGGACACTTGTATGACCAGGAACTAAAGGTTGAGCTCGTTCACTATATTCGTGCAGAACGAAAGTTTGACTCCATTGAGGCATTAATTAGCCAGATTCGTGAAGATGCATTAACTGCCGGCCGCCTGTTATCTTAA